ATGCGGTTGGTGAGGGTAAGACGAGGGATGACCATAAGTATGTGGCCAATCAATTAATTGCCGCCTACTCGAGGTCATTAGATGTTAGGAACCTAGCGTTACTAGTTGGTGAGACTAACCTAAGTTGGCGTGAGAGGAGGTATCTCAGGTTTGCTGAGCAGTTTGAGCGTAGGTTCATTAACCAGGGTTATTATGAGAGGAGGACCTTTGAGCAGACTCTTGATATTGCTTGGGATGTTATTAGTGTATTACCTGAGGATGAACTCACGAATGTACCACCAGATATATCTAAGAGGTATTATAGGCGCTCGATTTTTGAGTCCATAAAGGACGTAGGAGCGTAAAATTAGTACTTTGTAAATAATGTTAATATCCTCGATTGTAAATATTTACAGAATTCACGGTAGAGAATCTTAATAAATCCTGTAATTATCTAGTTCTCTATGCCAAAGACCAAAGCAAAGGAAAAAATGGTACTGATAAGCGTGCACATACCGAAGCAAATGCTTGAGGAGTTGGATGAATTCGTAAAGCAAGGCGTATTCCCAAGCAGGAGTGAGGCAATCAGAATTGCAATAAGGGACCTGCTGTATAGGGAGAATTCAAGGAGTAAGACGCAGAACGTTGAAGACCTGATATTATTACCAGGTAGGTAATGATAACCATGGTTCCAGTAAAATCATTAGAAATATTAAAATGTGACGATCAAATACTTCTTTTAAAATAATTTTATATAAATATATATAACATATATAATTAATCGAACTAAGCAATAATGTTATTTATTAGCGCCTTATAATTAACTATGATGAGAAAGATCGTCGTCGGTATAACTGGGGCAAGTGGTGTGATTTATGGCGTAAGGTTTCTAGAGACCGTCAGGAAATACTCAACCAATACTGAGATTCACCTTGTCATGAGCAATACCGCAATTAACATCATAAAGCATGAGGTCGGTCTTGATGGGGAGTCCTTATCAAGACTTGCTGATAGGGTTTATGGTGAGGATGAGTTAGGCGCGCCAA
This is a stretch of genomic DNA from Vulcanisaeta moutnovskia 768-28. It encodes these proteins:
- a CDS encoding ribbon-helix-helix domain-containing protein, which codes for MPKTKAKEKMVLISVHIPKQMLEELDEFVKQGVFPSRSEAIRIAIRDLLYRENSRSKTQNVEDLILLPGR